In Chelonia mydas isolate rCheMyd1 chromosome 28, rCheMyd1.pri.v2, whole genome shotgun sequence, a single window of DNA contains:
- the LOC122463930 gene encoding mucin-3B-like: MPGFYGPRCQYYNSSMACQNGGTPVGRDCVCLPDYYGTRCESSNKTTTATPVTMTAISTTIRSTTTTNTMQSSTIPTSASASTTTTTIPTTTTTMTPAPCQNGGTHNGIKCICQDGYYGSQCEKSKCQNGGTWINGGCLCLSSFQGPACEYASEVIEVEAEVNVTVDVKLQITSHKFTPELKDNTTQEYKKFTLDFKQQMKLVYSNIAGYKDVVILKLTQGSVVVDHIVILALPVTEELNTKVENVAEQLKTQIEKAAENQNCNSSSSMMCFNASSADVSNGTMPKFNGTEYCQKAAPEGYGQFYFPNLTKSGLSCISNCTKSMPGFINCNYGQCQLTRAGPQCICSETGLYWYPTERCATRISKLAVGLGMAIAVLVIVSAILGVFLFRAKRMKTQLSLHLDDDTEKWYENDYTEWNTAGSFCIRNEGANFDKGSDSTNSFKVNMESIDSSLPVHIQRPEIVVTQL; this comes from the exons ATGCCTGGATTCTACGGCCCCCGCTGTCAGTACTACAATAGCTCCATGGCCTGCCAGAATGGGGGCACCCCCGTCGGAAGAGACTGTGTCTGTCTCCCCGATTACTACGGCACCCGGTGTGAATCCTCTAACAAAACCACCACGGCAACCCCTGTCACTATGACTGCAATCAGCACCACTATCCGGAGCACAACAACCACCAACACCATGCAGAGCAGCACCATCCCCACCAGCGCCAGCGCCAGCacgaccaccaccaccattcccactaccaccaccaccatgacCCCAG CACCCTGCCAGAATGGGGGCACTCATAATGGGATCAAATGTATCTGCCAAGATGGTTACTATGGCTCCCAGTGTGAAAAGAGCAAATGCCAGAATGGGGGCACTTGGATCAACGGTGGCTGCCTATGCCTGTCCAGCTTTCAGGGTCCTGCATGCGAATATGCTTCTGAAGTCATCGAGGTCGAAGCCG AGGTGAATGTAACAGTGGACGTGAAGCTGCAGATCACCAGCCACAAATTCACCCCTGAGCTGAAGGACAACACAACTCAAGAATACAAAAAGTTTACCTTGGACTTCAAACAGCAG ATGAAGTTGGTTTACAGCAACATCGCAGGGTACAAAGACGTGGTGATCCTGAAACTGAC GCAGGGCAGCGTCGTGGTGGATCACATTGTCATCCTGGCTTTACCCGTCACCGAGGAACTCAACACGAAGGTTGAGAATGTGGCTGAGCAGCTGAAGACACAGATAGAGAAGGCGGCTGAGAACCAGAACTGCAACAGCAGCTCCT CCATGATGTGTTTCAACGCCTCCTCCGCTGATGTCTCAAACGGGACAATGCCAAAGTTCAACGGCACCG aGTACTGCCAGAAAGCAGCCCCAGAAGGCTACGGGCAGTTCTACTTCCCTAACCTCACCAAGTCTGGCCTCTCCTGCATCTCCAACTGCACCAAGAGCATGCCTGGCTTCATTAACTGCAACTATGGGCAGTGCCAGCTGACGCGAGCCGGCCCCCAGTGCAT CTGCTCCGAGACGGGCTTGTACTGGTACCCCACAGAGCGCTGCGCCACCCGCATCAGCAAATTGGCTGTTGGTCTGGGCATGGCCATCGCAGTGCTGGTGATCGTGAGTGCCATCCTTGGTGTCTTTCTGTTCAGAGCCAAGAGGATGAAAACCCAGCTCAG cctgcACTTGGATGATGACACCGAGAAATGGTACGAGAACGACTACACCGAATGGAACACTGCTGGGAGCTTCTGCATCAGGAACGAAGGAGCCAACTTCGACAAAG GTTCGGACAGCACCAACTCCTTCAAGGTTAACATGGAATCCATCGACAGCTCTCTCCCG GTGCACATCCAGAGGCCGGAGATTGTTGTGACCCAGCTGTGA